ATACAACTTCTCCTGGTCCAAGCTCAAATTCCTGGGTACCTATAAATTCTGAAATGATTACAATTGCAAAAACAACTGCATAGATTTTAATGAAAATATTTAATCGATTATTAGTTTCAATGACTTCTGCTATAGTTTTGCCATTATTATTATTCTGTTTTTTATTTTCACTCATAAAATTTGACCTCCCTGTTTAATTCTTATTATCAAGCTTTTTAACTGTCTCAAGTATTAGATTTGCTCCTTTTTCAACATCCTGCCAGTCTGTCCATTCTTCAGGACTATGACTTATTCCATCCTTACTTGGTACAAAGACCATTCCAGCTGATGTTACTCTAGCCATTGGACTGGCATCATGGCCGGCTCCGCTTAGCATCTTAAGATAATCATAATTTAATGCTTCAGCTGCACCAGCTATTTCCTTTTGAACTTTCTTATCTAAATATACACCTCCTTCATGGAATTGTTCTTCAATCTCTAATCCTTTGACTTCAAGGTTTTCAATTGACTTTATAGCTTTATCAATATTTTCTTTTTCCATATCTCTTAATTCAATGGAAAATTCGGTTCCGCCAGGTATTACATTGACAGCACCAGGTTTAAGATTAAGCTGGCCAACTGTGCCTACCATTCGGCCATGATCTCCATTGAGTTCTTTAACAATTCTATTTATCTCTAAAATAACTTTGCTGGCTTTAAGAAGTGCGTCATCTCTCATATCCATTGGAGTTGTGCCGGCATGATTGGGTTTGCCTGTTACTAAAGCTTTATATCTGGATATACCAACAATCCCCTCAACTATGCCAATATTTTTGGCTTTCTCTTTTAAGACCTGCCCCTGTTCAATGTGAAGTTCAAGATAGTTTTTTATTTTTTCAGTATTTACTGCTGATTCTTTAAGCTCTTTTTCTCCAACTCCTGTATCTGCTAGCTCCTTTATTTCTTTATCAGAGAATTTATCACCAATAAAGGCCCGGCTACCAAGATAACCAGGGTATTTAACGCCTTCTTCTCCGGTAAATACTGCTGCTATAAGGTCATGATTGTTCTGATAGTTGTTTTCTTTTAGCACCCTTAGAGATTCTACTGCTGCCATCACCCCAAGGCTACCATCAAATAAACCGCCATTTATTACTGTATCTATGTGGGAACCGATTACGATCATTTCACCTTTTTCACTTTTGCCTGACAGCTTTCCAAATAAGTTTCCTGCTGGATCTTTCCATACTTTTAGTCCAGCTTTTTCCATGAGCTCTCGAACATAATCCTCTGCCTTTAAATAATCAGTGCTATATGGCAATCTGGTAATACCATTATCTCCAGCTGGTATTTCTTTATCTGGGTTGCCATCAAAACCGAACCAGCCCAATTCTATTAAATTATTTTTAAGCCTCTCTAAATT
The genomic region above belongs to Halonatronomonas betaini and contains:
- a CDS encoding Zn-dependent hydrolase, with product MKINLERLKNNLIELGWFGFDGNPDKEIPAGDNGITRLPYSTDYLKAEDYVRELMEKAGLKVWKDPAGNLFGKLSGKSEKGEMIVIGSHIDTVINGGLFDGSLGVMAAVESLRVLKENNYQNNHDLIAAVFTGEEGVKYPGYLGSRAFIGDKFSDKEIKELADTGVGEKELKESAVNTEKIKNYLELHIEQGQVLKEKAKNIGIVEGIVGISRYKALVTGKPNHAGTTPMDMRDDALLKASKVILEINRIVKELNGDHGRMVGTVGQLNLKPGAVNVIPGGTEFSIELRDMEKENIDKAIKSIENLEVKGLEIEEQFHEGGVYLDKKVQKEIAGAAEALNYDYLKMLSGAGHDASPMARVTSAGMVFVPSKDGISHSPEEWTDWQDVEKGANLILETVKKLDNKN